One genomic region from Vibrio sp. SCSIO 43137 encodes:
- a CDS encoding NAD-dependent succinate-semialdehyde dehydrogenase, whose amino-acid sequence MQLKDTKLFRQQCYINGEWKSANSGKTTEITNPSTDEVIGLVPDMGAEETQQAIESAQAAFKLWKKETAEHRAKVLRRWYELMLEHADDLATIMTTEQGKPFAEAKGEVTYAASFIEWFAEEARRAYGDIIPTHKSSARILVTKEPIGVVAAITPWNFPAAMITRKCGPAFAAGCPVILKPAPDTPYTALALAELAERAGLPKGVFSVITGDAIAIGGELTNSKTVRKLSFTGSTNVGKILMEQSASSVKKLSLELGGNAPFIVFEDADIDAAVEGAMIAKFRNAGQTCVCANRLFVHEKVYDEFAEKLANKVSALKVGDGFEKDVAIGPLINDAAVSKVAEHIQDACDKGAKVIYGSLPEGNSKLVVPHVITGVDDTMKVSSEETFGPLAALFKFSSDEEVLERANNTEFGLASYIYTRSLARAWNVAEELETGIVGINEGLISTTLAPFGGVKESGLGREGSHLGMDDYLESKYMLMGGL is encoded by the coding sequence AATTAAAAGATACAAAACTCTTCAGGCAGCAGTGCTATATCAATGGCGAGTGGAAATCAGCCAATAGCGGTAAAACCACCGAGATTACCAATCCTTCTACTGACGAGGTAATTGGGTTGGTGCCGGATATGGGCGCGGAAGAGACCCAGCAGGCCATTGAGAGCGCACAAGCTGCCTTTAAGCTATGGAAAAAAGAGACTGCCGAGCACAGGGCTAAAGTTTTGCGCCGCTGGTATGAGCTAATGCTGGAGCATGCAGATGATCTGGCGACGATCATGACCACAGAGCAGGGAAAACCCTTTGCTGAAGCGAAAGGTGAGGTAACCTACGCGGCCAGTTTTATTGAATGGTTTGCTGAAGAAGCCCGTCGTGCTTACGGCGATATTATTCCTACCCATAAAAGCAGCGCACGTATACTGGTGACCAAAGAGCCTATTGGTGTGGTCGCGGCGATTACGCCGTGGAACTTCCCGGCGGCCATGATCACTCGTAAATGCGGCCCTGCGTTTGCTGCTGGTTGCCCGGTAATTCTGAAGCCTGCACCGGATACCCCATATACCGCACTCGCTCTGGCAGAACTGGCGGAGCGTGCCGGGCTGCCTAAAGGTGTATTTAGCGTAATTACCGGCGATGCCATTGCTATCGGCGGAGAACTGACTAACAGTAAAACAGTACGTAAGCTGTCGTTTACCGGTTCCACCAATGTGGGCAAGATCCTGATGGAGCAGTCTGCTTCCTCGGTGAAGAAGTTATCGCTGGAACTGGGTGGTAACGCGCCATTTATAGTATTTGAAGATGCCGATATCGATGCCGCCGTTGAAGGCGCTATGATCGCTAAGTTCCGCAATGCCGGCCAAACCTGTGTTTGTGCTAACCGTTTGTTTGTACATGAAAAGGTGTACGACGAGTTTGCTGAAAAACTGGCGAACAAAGTGTCGGCCCTAAAAGTGGGAGATGGCTTTGAAAAAGATGTGGCTATTGGCCCGTTAATCAACGATGCCGCGGTGAGTAAGGTTGCCGAACATATTCAGGACGCCTGCGATAAAGGGGCCAAGGTGATCTACGGTTCGCTGCCTGAAGGAAACAGCAAGCTTGTGGTACCACATGTGATTACCGGTGTGGACGATACTATGAAGGTATCCAGTGAAGAGACCTTCGGCCCGTTGGCGGCACTGTTTAAGTTTAGCTCAGACGAAGAGGTGCTGGAACGCGCAAATAACACAGAATTTGGTCTGGCTTCGTATATCTACACCCGTTCCCTTGCCCGTGCATGGAATGTGGCGGAAGAACTGGAAACCGGTATTGTCGGCATTAACGAAGGGCTTATCTCTACAACCCTTGCCCCGTTTGGCGGAGTAAAAGAGTCCGGCCTTGGCCGTGAAGGCTCACACTTAGGTATGGATGACTATCTTGAATCTAAATATATGCTGATGGGGGGCTTGTAG
- a CDS encoding alpha/beta hydrolase — MMVKKALVTAITSAVLASNAYADTTIKHTTLNTEVGKLAANVYLPDNVENPPVVVVTGAWTTVKEQMPATYAEHLAEQGYAAVTFDFRGWGESADEKKYLEDPQRKIADIKAVFASLGQIKGVDASNAYGLGVCASSGYMLDAVLGNDDVKAAAAVAPWLHDRSIVNAVYGGAESVANLIQTGISALTSDKPQYIEGASNTNDASLMYKVPYYTEDDRGRIAEWDNQFNLGSWAGWLTYDAHATAAQQDKPVLLVASESMAIPAGTHGYLEKAGDNVEAVWLENVSQFDFYDVEKDVQAATDAVTDFFASNR; from the coding sequence ATGATGGTAAAGAAAGCTCTGGTAACAGCAATTACATCTGCAGTTCTGGCCTCTAACGCTTATGCAGATACAACAATCAAACACACTACCTTAAACACTGAGGTTGGTAAGCTTGCAGCCAACGTTTATCTGCCTGATAACGTAGAAAACCCACCGGTTGTTGTTGTGACAGGCGCGTGGACAACAGTAAAAGAGCAGATGCCGGCAACTTATGCTGAGCACCTTGCAGAACAAGGCTACGCAGCGGTTACTTTTGACTTCCGTGGCTGGGGTGAATCAGCAGACGAGAAGAAATATCTGGAAGATCCACAGCGTAAAATTGCTGATATCAAAGCGGTATTTGCCTCTTTGGGACAAATCAAAGGCGTAGATGCATCAAACGCTTATGGCTTAGGTGTATGTGCTTCTTCAGGTTATATGCTGGATGCGGTACTGGGCAATGACGACGTGAAAGCAGCAGCGGCGGTTGCCCCATGGCTACATGACCGTTCAATTGTAAATGCAGTATACGGTGGTGCTGAATCTGTGGCGAACCTGATTCAGACCGGTATCTCTGCTTTAACCAGCGATAAGCCGCAATATATTGAAGGTGCAAGTAACACTAACGACGCTTCACTAATGTACAAAGTACCTTATTACACAGAAGATGACCGCGGCCGTATTGCTGAGTGGGACAACCAGTTTAACCTTGGTTCATGGGCCGGCTGGCTGACTTACGATGCGCATGCTACAGCGGCTCAGCAAGATAAACCTGTCCTGCTGGTGGCATCTGAATCAATGGCGATTCCTGCCGGTACTCACGGTTACCTTGAGAAAGCGGGTGATAACGTAGAAGCAGTATGGCTGGAAAACGTTTCTCAGTTTGACTTCTATGACGTAGAGAAAGATGTTCAGGCAGCAACAGACGCAGTAACAGACTTCTTCGCATCTAACCGTTAA
- a CDS encoding nuclear transport factor 2 family protein, producing the protein MFKKGLLLLLGLTVMNVQAYELTRDEAKIALTAQSMGTLADNNQYTQLEQIFAPEVLVDYTSAFGGEAATIKRGDLMNNWAALLPGFDVTYHDLTNIKVVQKGNKATVTADIVASHYIGKDGYWQIAGTYTYEMVKTANDWQIASLTLHAGDEQGSRDVLGQAIEAVKNSK; encoded by the coding sequence ATGTTTAAGAAAGGCTTACTTTTACTTTTAGGTTTAACGGTTATGAATGTACAGGCTTATGAACTGACCCGTGATGAAGCTAAGATTGCCCTGACAGCACAGAGCATGGGGACATTGGCTGATAACAATCAGTACACGCAGCTGGAGCAGATCTTTGCGCCGGAAGTATTAGTGGACTACACCTCTGCGTTCGGCGGTGAGGCAGCCACAATTAAACGTGGCGACCTGATGAACAACTGGGCTGCGCTGCTTCCGGGCTTTGATGTTACCTACCACGATCTGACCAACATTAAGGTTGTGCAAAAAGGTAATAAAGCCACCGTTACCGCAGATATCGTCGCCAGCCACTACATTGGCAAAGACGGTTACTGGCAAATTGCAGGGACATACACCTATGAGATGGTGAAAACGGCTAACGACTGGCAGATTGCCTCACTGACCCTGCATGCAGGTGATGAACAAGGCTCCCGTGATGTCCTTGGTCAGGCCATCGAAGCAGTGAAAAACAGCAAATAG
- a CDS encoding ShlB/FhaC/HecB family hemolysin secretion/activation protein, whose product MAYRKETIRAFLALFLSCFSFLAHSSPLSDISPAVQSDIERQQKERLQQLEQNKQAVEKLQPLPALPEPVTEPDSDQSACFQVEKVGFQGNTVFTAQDLLKVVAFKPSCIGLNSINNYLRLITNHYVDAGYVTSRAFLTPQELSSGELTILIIEGKVEALRFNGQPADFLLHALPGLTGKVLNLRDIEQGLEQINRLSRYNAQIKLPPGSKQGYSVVDIQSKENSAGTASLGFANSGQESTGETQLSANLGWGNALNMLDNWQLSASKSSELRTSKDAQSISLSVDIPSGYWNIGYRTSYSDYKRTIDNNTLEFESTGRTNSHDLDFKRLFYRDSESKASLKLNVNHRKEKNYLLGNLLQTGSRRLSSASLSLDYSTRLAGGFLSISPRYVVGTDWFGGEEDSNKTTAMPKAQFSKATLTASYSYPLTKTLRLSSTLFGQWSDDTLYGSQRLSIGGLHSVRGFKDVSVSGDQGYYWRNDVNWSLGQLPYLGRVNAQLALDSGAIVTDSRDELERGSLLGTSLSLNTRNAHISTSLTLGAPLHSPQRLNADDTVVYYQINIATH is encoded by the coding sequence ATGGCGTACCGAAAAGAAACAATAAGGGCTTTTCTGGCTCTGTTTTTAAGTTGTTTTTCGTTTCTGGCTCACTCTTCTCCCTTGAGTGATATTTCACCCGCGGTTCAGAGTGATATTGAGCGACAACAAAAAGAGCGTTTACAGCAGTTAGAGCAGAATAAACAAGCCGTAGAAAAGCTTCAGCCCCTTCCGGCTTTGCCGGAGCCGGTTACTGAACCGGATAGTGATCAATCCGCCTGTTTTCAGGTAGAGAAGGTGGGTTTTCAGGGTAATACGGTATTTACTGCGCAAGACCTGTTGAAAGTCGTTGCCTTTAAGCCGTCCTGCATTGGCTTAAATAGCATCAATAACTACCTTCGTTTGATCACCAACCACTATGTCGATGCCGGATATGTTACTTCGCGTGCTTTCCTTACTCCTCAGGAACTGTCATCCGGCGAACTCACAATTCTGATCATTGAGGGCAAAGTTGAAGCCCTTCGTTTTAATGGCCAGCCGGCGGACTTTCTATTGCATGCCTTACCCGGGCTAACCGGAAAGGTGCTTAACCTGAGAGATATCGAACAGGGGCTTGAGCAAATTAACCGCCTCTCCCGCTATAACGCACAAATTAAGCTGCCGCCCGGTAGTAAGCAGGGCTACTCTGTGGTTGATATCCAGTCGAAGGAAAACAGCGCCGGCACAGCGTCACTCGGTTTTGCCAACAGCGGTCAGGAATCCACGGGCGAAACTCAGCTTTCTGCCAACCTTGGCTGGGGGAACGCGCTGAATATGCTGGATAACTGGCAGCTATCAGCAAGTAAAAGCAGTGAGCTGCGCACCAGTAAAGATGCCCAGAGTATTTCTCTGAGTGTTGATATCCCGTCAGGCTACTGGAATATCGGCTATCGCACCTCTTACAGCGACTATAAACGCACCATCGACAATAACACGCTGGAATTTGAATCGACCGGTCGTACCAATAGCCACGATCTTGACTTCAAAAGGCTGTTTTATCGCGACAGTGAGAGCAAAGCCTCGCTAAAGCTGAACGTAAATCACCGCAAAGAGAAAAACTACCTTCTGGGCAACTTGCTGCAAACGGGTTCACGCCGGTTGTCATCGGCGTCACTCTCTCTTGATTACAGCACTCGCTTGGCCGGTGGTTTTCTCAGTATCTCACCCCGCTATGTCGTCGGAACTGACTGGTTTGGTGGTGAAGAGGACAGCAATAAAACTACAGCGATGCCCAAAGCGCAGTTTAGTAAAGCCACCCTTACCGCCAGTTACAGCTATCCGCTGACAAAAACGCTCCGTTTAAGTAGCACCCTGTTTGGCCAGTGGAGTGACGATACCTTGTACGGCAGTCAGCGCCTGAGTATCGGCGGGCTTCACTCCGTCAGGGGGTTTAAAGACGTCTCTGTTTCCGGTGACCAAGGCTACTACTGGCGAAATGATGTGAACTGGTCGCTCGGTCAGCTCCCTTATCTGGGAAGGGTTAATGCCCAACTGGCGCTGGACAGCGGCGCCATTGTGACAGACAGCCGTGACGAACTGGAAAGGGGCTCATTACTGGGCACCAGCCTGAGCCTGAACACCCGTAATGCCCATATCAGCACCAGCCTGACGCTAGGTGCGCCACTGCACTCGCCTCAGCGCCTGAATGCTGACGACACCGTAGTGTATTACCAAATCAACATTGCCACTCACTAA